One bacterium DNA segment encodes these proteins:
- the flhB gene encoding flagellar biosynthesis protein FlhB produces the protein MADEQGSFQEKTEEATPKRREDARLEGQVARSQELSSGAVLGAALLTFIIAGGWMKDQMMGYMSRRLVVPPALALDLDNVPALMREVSFTAVLVVTPLLAAVAVAGLLTNLGQVGLLFSAKPLNPNWGRLNPIKGIAQLFSLRSLMELGKSLAKVSLVGLAVWMVLRREVPLLRQLVFNQPSELLPALGAGALRLTGWVLAMLLALALLDVTFQRWDLSRRLRMSVKEIREELKQTEGDPLLKRRQRGIQLETAYNRMIRELPSADVVVTNPVHLAVALSYKGGAMRAPRVLAKGRRLVAERIKEIARQHGIPVIEDKPLARALFKACAVGDEIPGELYRAVAELLAFVYRLKRRSA, from the coding sequence GGAGCTTTCCTCCGGCGCCGTGCTGGGGGCGGCCCTCCTCACCTTCATCATCGCCGGCGGATGGATGAAGGACCAGATGATGGGATACATGTCCCGCCGCTTGGTCGTGCCCCCCGCCCTCGCCCTCGATCTGGACAATGTCCCCGCGCTCATGCGGGAGGTCAGCTTCACCGCCGTGCTGGTGGTGACCCCCTTGCTGGCGGCCGTGGCCGTGGCCGGCCTGCTGACCAACCTGGGGCAGGTGGGCCTGCTTTTCTCGGCCAAGCCGCTGAACCCCAACTGGGGCCGCTTGAATCCGATCAAGGGCATCGCCCAGCTTTTCAGCCTGCGCAGCCTGATGGAGCTGGGCAAGAGCCTGGCCAAGGTCTCCCTCGTGGGCCTGGCCGTGTGGATGGTGCTGCGGCGCGAAGTGCCCCTCCTGCGCCAGCTGGTCTTCAACCAGCCTTCCGAGCTTCTGCCCGCTTTGGGCGCGGGAGCCCTGCGCCTGACCGGCTGGGTGCTGGCCATGTTGCTGGCGCTTGCCCTGCTCGACGTGACCTTCCAGCGCTGGGACCTCTCGCGCCGGCTGCGCATGTCGGTCAAGGAGATTCGTGAGGAGCTGAAGCAGACGGAGGGGGATCCCCTGCTCAAACGGCGCCAGCGCGGCATCCAGCTGGAGACGGCCTACAACCGCATGATCCGCGAGCTGCCCAGCGCTGATGTGGTGGTGACCAACCCGGTCCACCTGGCCGTCGCCCTCAGCTACAAGGGCGGGGCCATGCGCGCCCCGCGCGTGCTGGCCAAGGGGCGCCGCCTGGTGGCCGAGCGCATCAAGGAGATCGCCCGCCAGCACGGCATTCCCGTCATCGAGGACAAGCCCCTCGCCCGCGCCCTGTTCAAGGCCTGCGCCGTGGGTGATGAGATTCCGGGCGAGCTGTACCGCGCCGTGGCCGAGCTGCTCGCCTTCGTCTACCGCTTGAAGCGGAGGAGCGCATGA